A region of Cellulophaga sp. RHA19 DNA encodes the following proteins:
- a CDS encoding 7-carboxy-7-deazaguanine synthase QueE: MYLCIMVKNEVLALVDKGEMLPLMEEFYTIQGEGFHKGTAAYFIRVGGCDVGCHWCDVKESWNAATHPPTTIDAIVDNAAKYSNTIVVTGGEPLTWNMAPLTEALKAKNLQTHIETSGAYTLTGIWDWICLSPKKNKLPQGIIYDKADELKMIIYNKNDFKFAEEQAAKVNKDCILYLQPEWSVKDKMTPLIVDFVMKNPQWKVSLQTHKYLNIP; this comes from the coding sequence ATGTATCTTTGCATAATGGTTAAAAATGAGGTATTAGCATTAGTAGACAAAGGAGAAATGCTTCCATTAATGGAAGAATTTTATACCATACAAGGAGAAGGTTTCCATAAAGGAACCGCTGCATATTTTATACGTGTAGGTGGTTGCGATGTTGGTTGCCATTGGTGTGATGTTAAGGAGAGTTGGAACGCTGCTACGCACCCACCAACAACTATAGACGCTATTGTAGATAACGCTGCAAAATACTCTAACACAATTGTTGTTACTGGTGGCGAGCCTTTAACTTGGAATATGGCTCCGCTTACAGAGGCTTTAAAGGCTAAAAATTTACAAACACATATAGAGACATCTGGCGCATACACTTTAACAGGTATTTGGGACTGGATTTGCTTATCTCCTAAAAAAAATAAATTACCACAAGGTATTATTTATGATAAGGCAGATGAGTTAAAAATGATAATTTACAATAAAAACGATTTTAAATTTGCTGAAGAACAAGCAGCTAAAGTAAATAAAGATTGTATTTTATATTTACAACCAGAATGGAGTGTTAAAGATAAAATGACTCCGTTAATTGTAGACTTTGTAATGAAAAATCCGCAATGGAAAGTATCATTACAAACACACAAGTATTTAAATATACCATAA
- a CDS encoding alpha/beta hydrolase, which yields MKKLIPTICFCLLFGFITKAQTGKVFDNLKVTSEILKSDRNFSIYLPPDYETSKRDYPVLYLLHGAGDDHTGWVQFGEVLHIADKAIKAGKATPMIIVMPDANTGKRGYFNTDNWLYEDFFFNELMPYVEGKYRIKGEKRYRAISGLSMGGGGTFMYALHRPELFSSACPLSASVGMLPQDTVKIKDFAESENKSIDKMRKYFEKHSVISLLDTIPLSDVKSVRWFIDCGDEDFLFEGNSLVHISMMKKKIPHEYRVRDGAHNWTYWRESLPEVLKFVSAAFHQH from the coding sequence ATGAAAAAGTTAATACCTACTATTTGCTTTTGTTTGTTGTTTGGTTTTATAACCAAAGCGCAAACAGGTAAGGTTTTTGATAACCTAAAAGTTACTAGTGAAATTTTAAAAAGCGATCGTAACTTCTCTATTTACCTTCCACCAGATTACGAAACTTCTAAAAGAGATTACCCTGTGTTGTATTTACTGCACGGAGCAGGGGATGACCATACTGGATGGGTTCAATTTGGAGAGGTTTTACATATAGCAGACAAAGCCATTAAGGCAGGTAAAGCAACACCAATGATTATTGTAATGCCAGATGCTAACACAGGCAAACGTGGGTATTTTAATACTGATAATTGGCTTTATGAAGATTTCTTTTTTAATGAGTTAATGCCTTATGTAGAGGGTAAATACAGAATTAAAGGTGAAAAAAGATACCGCGCTATATCTGGACTATCTATGGGTGGCGGCGGTACTTTTATGTATGCTTTGCATAGACCAGAGTTGTTTTCTTCTGCTTGTCCACTTAGTGCTTCTGTAGGTATGTTGCCACAAGACACAGTAAAAATAAAAGATTTTGCAGAAAGCGAAAATAAGTCTATTGATAAAATGCGAAAGTATTTTGAGAAACACTCGGTTATTTCTTTATTAGATACTATACCTTTAAGTGATGTAAAATCTGTGCGTTGGTTTATAGATTGTGGTGATGAAGATTTTTTGTTTGAAGGCAATAGCTTAGTTCATATTTCTATGATGAAAAAGAAAATACCACACGAATACAGAGTTCGTGATGGGGCACATAATTGGACGTACTGGAGGGAGTCTTTACCAGAGGTTTTAAAATTTGTGTCGGCAGCTTTTCATCAGCATTAG
- a CDS encoding GyrI-like domain-containing protein encodes MKTETLASFNVIGIKVRTTNENAQAAKDIVVLWNTFMSEQILDKIPNKISTEIFSIYTNYEGDYTKPYDTILGCKVASVDEVPNGMVAHTVKASTYKKCIAKGDLSKNVVYNKWLEIWEAKEARLYTSDFEIYGEAASNPENAEVPIFIAIKG; translated from the coding sequence ATGAAAACTGAAACTCTAGCATCTTTTAATGTAATAGGTATTAAAGTGCGTACTACAAATGAAAATGCACAAGCAGCAAAAGATATTGTTGTATTATGGAATACTTTTATGTCTGAGCAAATTTTAGACAAAATTCCTAATAAAATAAGTACCGAAATTTTTTCAATTTATACCAATTATGAGGGCGATTATACAAAGCCGTATGATACTATTTTAGGATGTAAAGTTGCTAGTGTAGATGAGGTTCCAAATGGTATGGTAGCACATACTGTTAAGGCATCAACCTATAAAAAATGCATAGCAAAAGGAGACTTGTCTAAAAACGTAGTGTATAATAAGTGGTTAGAAATTTGGGAAGCAAAAGAAGCTCGTTTATATACTTCGGACTTTGAAATTTATGGTGAAGCAGCAAGTAATCCAGAAAATGCAGAGGTTCCCATTTTTATAGCTATTAAGGGGTGA
- a CDS encoding helix-turn-helix transcriptional regulator yields MEKGKPRLVRLTAIVTQLQTKKVVTATELSAKHKVSVRTIYRDIRTLEQSGIPIYTEEGKGYSLVDGYKLPPVMFTEEEANALITAEQIVSRNKDISFVEKYSSAVEKIKSVLRYSQRDKSSLLTERIDIRTNLEQKITSNYLMQLQIALTNYKLLQIDYLSLERNKTTRIIEPFALIHNNDNWVLIAFCRLREDFRAFRVDCIQQLAMLPSSFEPHKITLQEYFDIERKKWENTPDIPMT; encoded by the coding sequence ATGGAAAAAGGGAAGCCTAGATTGGTTAGACTTACAGCAATTGTTACGCAGTTACAAACAAAAAAAGTTGTAACAGCAACAGAATTGTCTGCCAAGCATAAAGTTAGTGTTAGAACTATTTATAGGGATATACGAACTTTAGAACAATCTGGGATTCCTATTTATACAGAAGAAGGTAAAGGCTATTCTTTAGTAGACGGTTATAAGTTGCCACCTGTTATGTTTACAGAGGAAGAGGCAAATGCATTAATTACTGCAGAACAAATTGTTAGTAGAAATAAAGACATCTCCTTTGTAGAAAAATATAGTAGTGCTGTAGAAAAAATAAAATCGGTTTTAAGATATTCTCAAAGAGATAAATCGTCTTTACTAACAGAGCGTATAGATATTAGAACAAATTTAGAGCAAAAAATTACAAGCAACTATTTAATGCAGTTGCAAATAGCGTTAACTAATTATAAGTTATTACAAATAGATTATTTATCGTTAGAACGTAATAAGACTACAAGAATAATAGAGCCTTTTGCGCTTATACATAACAATGACAATTGGGTATTAATAGCCTTTTGTAGGTTACGTGAAGATTTTAGAGCATTTAGGGTAGATTGTATTCAGCAACTAGCAATGTTGCCAAGTTCTTTTGAGCCCCATAAAATTACATTGCAAGAGTATTTTGACATTGAAAGAAAAAAATGGGAAAATACCCCTGACATACCTATGACATAG
- a CDS encoding sulfurtransferase encodes MKTPLISAKELEALLVDETNIIILDASPATNVSGLSSDLENLQIKGARKFNIKANFSDASSDFPNTIPSAKQFQEEARKLGIKKTSKIVVYDNLGVYTSPRVWWLFATFGHNTVTVLDGGLPEWVAQGLPTEETAKKRVPLGNFIANQKEFAVVNFSMVKENTESTTALVVDARSAGRFNGTEPEPRAELASGSIPGSVNLPFTDVLEDGKFKSKEELKVILEPIFAEDKPLVFSCGSGLTACVILLASKLVDDTKDTSVYDGSWTEWVQLYKEETDEEEEDSETKDEVLGETNQEEANKAGKLNDDEDLNNEEISREEEE; translated from the coding sequence ATGAAAACACCCCTTATCTCGGCTAAAGAATTAGAAGCCTTATTGGTAGATGAAACCAACATTATAATTTTAGATGCTAGTCCGGCTACAAACGTATCAGGATTAAGTAGTGACCTAGAAAATTTGCAAATAAAAGGAGCTCGTAAATTTAATATTAAAGCTAATTTTAGTGATGCATCTAGTGACTTTCCTAATACAATACCAAGTGCAAAACAGTTTCAGGAAGAAGCACGTAAATTGGGCATAAAAAAAACGAGTAAAATTGTAGTGTATGATAATTTAGGTGTGTACACATCACCAAGAGTTTGGTGGTTGTTTGCTACATTTGGTCATAATACTGTAACAGTTTTAGATGGTGGCTTGCCAGAGTGGGTAGCTCAAGGTTTACCAACAGAAGAAACAGCTAAAAAAAGGGTGCCATTGGGTAATTTTATAGCAAATCAAAAAGAGTTTGCTGTTGTAAATTTTTCAATGGTTAAAGAAAACACAGAGAGCACCACTGCTTTGGTTGTAGATGCACGCTCTGCAGGCAGGTTTAATGGTACAGAGCCTGAACCTAGAGCAGAATTGGCTAGTGGCAGTATACCAGGTTCTGTTAATCTTCCTTTTACAGATGTTTTAGAGGATGGTAAATTTAAATCAAAAGAAGAATTAAAGGTTATTTTAGAGCCAATTTTTGCAGAAGATAAACCGTTGGTTTTTAGTTGTGGTTCTGGTTTAACAGCTTGCGTTATATTATTAGCAAGTAAATTGGTAGATGATACTAAAGATACATCTGTATATGATGGTTCTTGGACAGAGTGGGTACAGTTGTATAAAGAGGAAACAGATGAAGAAGAAGAAGACTCAGAAACAAAAGATGAGGTTTTAGGTGAAACTAATCAAGAAGAAGCTAATAAAGCAGGAAAATTAAATGATGATGAAGATTTGAATAATGAAGAGATAAGCAGAGAAGAAGAGGAGTAA
- a CDS encoding bifunctional 5,10-methylenetetrahydrofolate dehydrogenase/5,10-methenyltetrahydrofolate cyclohydrolase, with translation MELLDGKKVSNQIKEEITVEVTKMRERGEKVPHLAAIIVGSDGASLTYVGSKVRSCERVGFESTLVQMPSTTSEIELLRKIEELNQDDEIDGFIVQLPLPPQIDTQKVLLAVDPDKDVDGFHPTNFGKMALDMSTFIPATPFGILELLERYKVDTKGKHTVVIGRSHIVGRPMSILMGRKGWPGNSTVTLTHSATKNITQIISQADIVISALGVPNFLKAEMVKDDAVVIDVGITRVVDETKPKGYYITGDVDFENVSKKASFITPVPGGVGPMTIAMLLKNTLLARERHRNANR, from the coding sequence ATGGAATTACTAGACGGGAAAAAAGTATCAAACCAAATTAAAGAGGAAATTACCGTTGAGGTAACCAAAATGAGAGAGCGTGGAGAAAAAGTACCACACCTAGCAGCAATTATTGTTGGTAGTGATGGGGCTAGCTTAACGTATGTTGGTAGTAAAGTACGTTCTTGTGAGCGTGTTGGTTTTGAGTCTACTTTGGTGCAAATGCCAAGTACAACTAGTGAAATAGAATTGCTTCGTAAAATTGAAGAGCTTAACCAAGATGATGAAATTGATGGCTTTATAGTACAGTTACCTTTACCACCACAAATTGATACACAAAAAGTACTTTTAGCGGTAGATCCAGACAAGGATGTAGATGGTTTTCACCCTACTAACTTTGGTAAAATGGCTTTAGATATGAGTACATTTATACCAGCAACTCCATTTGGTATTTTAGAGTTGTTAGAGCGTTACAAAGTAGATACTAAAGGAAAACATACTGTAGTTATAGGTCGTAGTCATATTGTTGGTAGACCAATGAGTATTTTAATGGGGCGTAAAGGTTGGCCAGGAAATTCTACGGTAACCTTAACGCATAGTGCAACAAAAAATATTACACAAATTATTTCTCAGGCAGATATTGTTATCTCTGCATTAGGAGTGCCTAATTTTTTAAAGGCAGAAATGGTAAAAGATGATGCTGTAGTTATAGATGTTGGTATTACACGTGTAGTAGACGAAACAAAACCAAAAGGATATTATATTACTGGTGATGTAGATTTTGAAAACGTAAGTAAAAAAGCCTCTTTTATAACACCTGTTCCTGGTGGTGTTGGACCAATGACAATTGCTATGTTGTTAAAAAATACGTTACTAGCAAGAGAACGTCATAGAAACGCTAATAGATAA
- the ffh gene encoding signal recognition particle protein, producing MFNNLSEKLDKAFHVLKGHGQITEINVAETLKEVRRALLDADVNFKIAKEFTNRVKEKALGQNVLTTLQPGQLMVKLVKDELTELMGGDAEGINLSGTPSIILMSGLQGSGKTTFSGKLANYLKTKKTKNPLLVACDVYRPAAIDQLHVVGEQIGVDVFSDRGNTNPVAIAEAGIAHAKANGHNVVIIDTAGRLAVDEEMMTEIANVHKAIKPQETLFVVDSMTGQDAVNTAKAFNDVLNFDGVILTKLDGDTRGGAAISIKSVVTKPIKFIGTGEKMDAIDVFHPSRMAERILGMGDVVSLVERAQEQFDEEEARKIQKKIAKNKFGFDDFLKQIQQIKKMGSLKDLMGMIPGAGKALKGMDIDDDAFKHVEAIIHSMTPVERETPTMLNASRKKRIAKGSGRTVQEVNQLLKQFDQMSKMMKMMQGGGGKKMMQMMGGMKGMRP from the coding sequence ATGTTCAATAATTTAAGTGAAAAGTTAGATAAAGCGTTCCACGTCTTAAAAGGACACGGACAAATAACAGAAATTAATGTTGCCGAAACTTTAAAAGAAGTTCGTAGGGCTTTATTAGACGCCGATGTTAACTTTAAAATTGCAAAAGAATTTACAAATAGAGTAAAGGAAAAAGCACTAGGTCAAAATGTACTAACAACATTACAGCCTGGCCAGTTAATGGTTAAGTTGGTAAAAGATGAGCTTACAGAGCTTATGGGGGGCGACGCAGAAGGTATAAACCTTTCTGGTACACCATCTATAATATTAATGTCTGGTTTGCAAGGTTCTGGTAAAACAACTTTTTCTGGTAAACTTGCAAATTATTTAAAAACCAAAAAAACTAAAAATCCACTATTGGTAGCTTGTGATGTTTATCGTCCTGCGGCTATAGACCAGTTACATGTAGTTGGTGAGCAAATAGGGGTAGATGTATTTTCAGATCGTGGAAACACAAATCCTGTTGCAATTGCAGAGGCTGGTATAGCACACGCAAAAGCAAACGGACATAATGTGGTTATTATAGATACCGCTGGTCGTTTAGCTGTAGATGAAGAAATGATGACCGAGATTGCTAACGTACACAAAGCAATTAAACCACAAGAGACATTATTTGTTGTAGATTCTATGACTGGGCAAGATGCTGTTAACACTGCAAAAGCCTTTAATGATGTTTTAAATTTTGATGGTGTAATACTGACAAAATTAGATGGTGATACTCGTGGTGGTGCAGCAATATCTATTAAATCTGTAGTAACTAAACCAATTAAATTTATTGGTACAGGTGAAAAAATGGATGCAATAGACGTTTTTCATCCTTCTCGTATGGCAGAACGTATCCTAGGTATGGGAGATGTTGTGTCTTTAGTAGAACGTGCTCAAGAGCAGTTTGATGAGGAAGAAGCCCGTAAAATACAAAAGAAGATTGCCAAAAATAAATTTGGGTTCGATGATTTCTTAAAGCAAATTCAGCAAATTAAGAAAATGGGTAGCCTTAAAGATTTAATGGGTATGATACCTGGTGCTGGTAAAGCATTAAAAGGTATGGATATAGATGATGATGCGTTTAAACACGTAGAAGCAATTATACATTCTATGACTCCTGTGGAGAGAGAAACTCCAACAATGCTTAATGCTAGTCGTAAAAAGAGAATAGCAAAAGGTAGTGGTAGAACTGTGCAAGAAGTAAACCAATTACTAAAGCAGTTTGACCAGATGAGTAAAATGATGAAGATGATGCAAGGCGGTGGCGGCAAAAAAATGATGCAAATGATGGGTGGTATGAAAGGAATGCGCCCATAA